The sequence below is a genomic window from Coffea arabica cultivar ET-39 chromosome 4c, Coffea Arabica ET-39 HiFi, whole genome shotgun sequence.
CTGCACCATATTTACTTGGTGAATCCTTCCCATAGTAGCAACTTTGCTCACGAATTCTAGCTCACTAGTCGTGGTGTTTTCCATTATCTTCACTGCAACAAAAGGCCCACTGCGAAGTTTCCCTTTATACACAGATCCACAGCTGCCTTCACCCAGCTTCTCTCTGAAGTTCCCTGTCATTTTCCTGATCTCGCAGTAACTGTACTTAATTGGCATGAGGCTAGTTTGACTTTGAAGGAACTCTTCAATGGTTTCATCGGCTGATAAATGTCGTCTTCTCCATTTATACACCACTAATACTGTTAAGCACGTAATTCCACATACAAATCTTAGTCCAAGTAGGGGTCCTGCAGAGACACTATAGTGAGAAGACTTGGTGTTGGAGTGAAATAGGCTATAGCAAGGGATCAAGTTTTTACCTACAGAAATGAGCGCATAAAGTCCAATTATGGTACCCCAATACTCGAATGTACCTGCATTTCTCAACGAAATAATGAGGTCAGAATCTTTAATTAATCATGTGATCTACCAAAGGAATTGCAGAACTTTAGCTTTCACACTGAAATTGCAAAAGTTAAGGCAAAACATAAATTTTAGTCAGTATATGGTAACTCTTTGAGCACATTCCAGTATTTGAATTCAACTAATCTATTACCATGTTCTATATTAGGCATGCCTTTTTCAGTCAGCTTATTATTAATCAATAATTCTCTTAGCATCCAATGTCTAAGCTGTTGCATATGTTCTGAATCGAGATGTGGATTACTACTCATTGATCTAGACTGAAATGGACCTTAGACTCTCAAACAACTCTAAGAGTACTTAATCAATACCCAATCCTCCTTGAAGCATCACTAGAGTTCACCAAACCAAGATCAGTTTGCAAAAACGACTCAGACGAAGTAGAGTGCGAGTAGTAGTCCAAAAATACTAATGCTCAAGCTTTTCTAGGTATTCAAGTTGCTTGAGCTCGGTGAGCGCCAACTAGACCTCAATTTTTGACAGACAAGCCTGCAATTAGCTCAATCCTTTTCATATTTAGTCAAAAGCATTATAAACCTACTCAGATCATAAGGAAACCAATTAAGAAAGAGGGGAAATATTCCAATGGTACTTACAGCGTAATGGAAGTTCCGAAAGCGGTTCGTTTTCATAGCAATAATGGCGACAAGTAACAGTGTTATTTTCGACACTGCAGAAACCATGATGATCGGCTTCACATTCTTGACATAACACCCTGATCCACGAGAGCTCAAACCCATAAGCCAACAACTCATGAACACTCGCCAAAGAAGTTGTAATATCCTTCACAGGCCCGAACTTTGAGACCTCGGTTGACATCTCAACCCCACAAGACTCCTCCAAATCCGATATTCTGAAATCTTCCCCGACAGCAATGTATCTATGGGCCCTGGAAGAGTTGGAAAATGCAGAACTACTACCATTTCTGCAGAAAGTATTTTCCATGTATCGCCAAGCATTTACAGGTTTTAAGCAGTTGAGGTATACTACTTGGGTGTTGTAATCATAGAGTTTGTCGTATACAGAAATTGGAAGATCGAGGTCATCAAAAGATGAATAAGTTGGGAAAGAGCAGGAATCGTTGTTGTCTACACCGGGGTCAACTGCTCGAATCGTGAAGTTTTCGTAAGTGATGGCCTGGACATGGAACTTCTTGGAATTTAAGGTTAGAATGGTGCGATTGTTTTGGCAGTCGAGTTCGTAGCTCGGGTCACCACAGTTCTTGGGATCGCCTTTTAGACGAAAAGGGTCAGCTATATTATGGAGATTCCCACAGGAAGATGGGATGCAAGAATCAGGACTATGAATACTGCTCGGGGCTCTGGAGCTGCTGCTTTGAACTATGAGGCAAAACAAGAGTAGAAAAGAGATGCAGAAGATCTGCTTTGACATATCTTGAAGGGCTACCAATGGACTGTGGAGTATAGTCAGAGATGGAGGGACGAAGTTTTGTTCTGGAAATTGTTTTATGGAGCTCTATGAAAATTTCAGGCATAAATTAATACAGTTCAGTTCTGCTAAGGCAGTTCCATTGCTGGTAAGGAACAATTTGGTCATTATTGACTGCCCTAGTCTTACTCGTCTTGCACAAGCTACGGGAACTTCCTCGATAGATATTATTATTAGTGCTTGACAATTGATGATTTACTAGTGcttgacaatagattattatTAGTGCTTGACAATTGATGATTTACGCGTAAACTGCTGATCTTgtctattaaattaattaaacatctAATCCATCAGTCTCCACTttaatttttgcctttttttttttgtgttaagAAAAAGCATAAATAATGATTACCATAAGATAAGACAGTGGTCTCGCTCTTTATTTTCATATTCTTCCTCGATACCTTGTGTCTCTGACAATCTCCCACGCTCCTAATTTGTCACAAAGATATCTTGCAGTATACATAATTAGGGATGCTAATGAGAACCAGCCTTTAAAAGAACCACACCCGAAGTGTAAGCTTAGCTCATGCTATGTAGAAGTAGTATCTATCGTGCATTTATTGAAAGATTTAACTCGCATCTACGTAAATAAACTGTGTATTTGGACGGTGGTTTATCTGCCAAATTTTATTTAACTACATCATAAATGCGTTTTTCAATAATCTTTTATCTTATGAATCATTTTTTTAATCTCAAATGCATTATATCAAAAAAAGTATTACAgtagtaatttttcaaaatattattctgaataatctcctatccaaacacactcaatacTTCACATTGCTGTGTTTCCCTTGAGAATTTGTTAgcttttattatcaaaattttctttcagAACCATCTAAGATGATGAATgaaagaaaagttgaagagtCCTCATGACTAAGTCCTCATTGGCCACCTAGATACTCTCCACATGCTATTGTTAAAAGTATAGTTATCAGGATCGCGATCCGTATCGTAGGATCGTACAATCTTATGATTCAAATCAAGACTAATAATTCATATCGTAAACAGGTTCAAAATTTGCCCTTAAATTAGCAAGATTGATAAGATCGTGATCGTATGATTGTACGATCTGGATGCGATCTTactattttcaaaaaattaaataacaattttagtattttgactatattttTATGTAGAAAACTCAAAATTGAGTACCATTTGTTGTGCTATAAACTATATTAAGGGGGATTTAAATCCATGTGAATAACTCACTCCAATTCCAAATCTACAAAATTTGATGAATCCTTAACTTTAACTCATATGTTTCACTGGAGTGAATAGATGATTTTTGCTATATGTTATCACTTAAGGCTAGTATTTGATGTCTTtattataataaattaatatGGTTTAGAGTCTTTAGGATTGAATTAAATACTTTTGCAAAGTCTAAGTAGATAAGTGATTGGCTATAAATTTGAACCCGAAATACATgtttttttttgcataaaattctattctcaaaattttcttcaattatttgtttattttatatCGATTTTTCAGtcaattaaaatatatttgaaacatttcACTATATATGTAATACTTAATTATcctattatataaaaaatgatgtAATAATCGATTAATAAATCATAGTTAACTAAATGTATGGTGTTTAgctattttattaataaaacgATTTATACACATATAAATTCAACTTTTCTTTGTATATTGTCCCataattgaatttggatttagAATAAGAAAGAACAAGTTGTTTAGTttaatcaaaatacattttgaaTATATTACAAGTAGTCccaaatttttatataatttccaAATTGCCCCAAATACTTTATATAGCACAATTTCAACCTTGGTTATATTGATTGCACATGAATTACATTATTTGTGACTATATTTGTGAAttgcaaacttaaaaattataaatatgataatttattacatttttgaTAGGTTCACTGATTCTACAATCTGATCGTTCCAACCAAAAATCGA
It includes:
- the LOC113739515 gene encoding rust resistance kinase Lr10-like — encoded protein: MSKQIFCISFLLLFCLIVQSSSSRAPSSIHSPDSCIPSSCGNLHNIADPFRLKGDPKNCGDPSYELDCQNNRTILTLNSKKFHVQAITYENFTIRAVDPGVDNNDSCSFPTYSSFDDLDLPISVYDKLYDYNTQVVYLNCLKPVNAWRYMENTFCRNGSSSAFSNSSRAHRYIAVGEDFRISDLEESCGVEMSTEVSKFGPVKDITTSLASVHELLAYGFELSWIRVLCQECEADHHGFCSVENNTVTCRHYCYENEPLSELPLRCTFEYWGTIIGLYALISVGPLLGLRFVCGITCLTVLVVYKWRRRHLSADETIEEFLQSQTSLMPIKYSYCEIRKMTGNFREKLGEGSCGSVYKGKLRSGPFVAVKIMENTTTSELEFVSKVATMGRIHQVNMVQLVGFCTEGSKRALVYEFMPNGSLDKYIFPKGQSQSVSLSYEKVFEIALGVARGIHYLHRGCDMRILHFDIKPHNILLDENYNPKISDFGLAQLYPNNESFVSLPAARGTMGYTAPELFYKNIGGASYKADVYSFGMLLMEMASRRENRNPGAEHVSQIYFPSWAYDQLQAGQDIDMVLANAEERKMITKMILVALWCIQMKPDDRPAMNKIVEMLEGDADLVPMPPKPFLAPREMAEEFETNTSSRGSSAISIESRD